Genomic DNA from Paenibacillus sp. MBLB1832:
CAAATTGATCTTACCCAGCATTTTGACCTGAGTACGCTGGCCTATTTGCATTTATTTTCGGAATTGACGCATTCGCTTGAGCCTTTCAATGATCTTTTTCGCACTCAACCAAAGGTTCGGGCAAACGCCTACCAGCTCATCCTGCAAATTTATGAAGAGTCGCAATCCCGCCAGGTCGGCTATGAGCTCGCCATTGTTGCGGCTATCAAGAATCTCCTTTTGCTGCTTGTACGTAATGATCATCGCGATCTGCATGGGGTGACAGAGGATGCCAGCATTTCTCGGCTTCGCCCTGCTCTGGATTATATCGACAAGCACTTGGCGGAGCGCATTACCGTGGATGAGGTCTGCAGCCTGTTAAATCTGAGCTATCATTACTTTATTAAGTATTTTAAAAAAGTGATGGGCTTATCCTTTATTGACTATGTGAATTATAAACGTATCAAAAAAGCCGAGCGCCTCCTGCTCACAGGGGACCTCAGCATTATGGAAATCAGTTTTGAAGCTGGCATTCAGAATATGGCGCAGTTCTACAAGCTATTCAAGCGTCATAACCACTGCTCGCCCAAAGAATTCAAGCAGCGCCTGCGCGACCAAGCGGAGCTCGAGGCGTCCATTGAGTCAGCGCACGAAGAGGAGCTTGGCGCTCCTGAAAATCAATCAGCCATCACGGGAGAAATCCCGCTTGGCTGAT
This window encodes:
- a CDS encoding AraC family transcriptional regulator; the protein is MNPTLHPTNLTDIRNEEVVYQNPLLFLKIWEIKHDMAQYGLPDPWTWHWHKQVEFLVVTQGQLAVQTKDAYTILEAGDVLLLGSSQPHRTHKYSEAPLHQIVFQIDLTQHFDLSTLAYLHLFSELTHSLEPFNDLFRTQPKVRANAYQLILQIYEESQSRQVGYELAIVAAIKNLLLLLVRNDHRDLHGVTEDASISRLRPALDYIDKHLAERITVDEVCSLLNLSYHYFIKYFKKVMGLSFIDYVNYKRIKKAERLLLTGDLSIMEISFEAGIQNMAQFYKLFKRHNHCSPKEFKQRLRDQAELEASIESAHEEELGAPENQSAITGEIPLG